In Rhipicephalus microplus isolate Deutch F79 chromosome 7, USDA_Rmic, whole genome shotgun sequence, one genomic interval encodes:
- the LOC119179318 gene encoding uncharacterized protein LOC119179318: MAESAQEATVCLGINEGVSDLVQRLVNPVSVIELVLRNCIVREPEALLAQISRCVHLRCLRCASCALAPSQLFQVTMERLPNLEELELSLVDTLARSVESEISKIRQRASRHAAIILYRSSLRRLYVEVGGDHNFKLLWELVGFYTRLTKLHVHVVRGGAFSKAVSEARRLHDSLVRLESFTFTSELPLQLPCRPDFTSTFSILVAACPNLRHRRVDDLWSSLTLLAIANTDEICFLPPQLVVVALMNDEMERRFHAASRPHLWTYVRQLCLLLHPPTRDDPFYPPAGGAFHQCLRNFFSVALDQVVELNLSSLHVHHDLDLMDLLPEKTLYRLEAFSAPPCAFRSQSAVRRLEASCPNLLNLDVRIQRLQGHFRCASCELLISDEWTMQPWSIPGAFYYRFKGIARLTLCDVSSEALLWFLECYGAAVILRLANWRHFDILHFGRLCEHLGVNDSIRCLVIQHDNLPINDERLQVSLSLMTSLRHLCLLTLMPVNNTDALLYLDQILGRARQLDCVHIHYRPDTDRSVQRVTWLRRGQDGVLSRGGPCFGCCSTATFIGMVKPVNRDCKISLAR; the protein is encoded by the exons ATGGCCGAATCCGCACAAGAGGCGACCGTGTGTCTCGGCATCAACGAAGGGGTGTCAGACTTGGTACAGCGACTCGTAAACCCGGTCTCCGTCATCGAATTGGTACTCCGAAACTGCATCGTCAGGGAACCTGAAGCGCTTCTAGCACAAATCAGCCGCTGCGTCCACCTCCGGTGCCTGCGCTGCGCGTCCTGCGCGCTCGCACCAAGCCAACTGTTTCAGGTGACCATGGAACGGCTTCCAAATCTTGAGGAGCTCGAATTGTCTCTCGTAGATACCTTGGCAAGGAGCGTCGAGTCTGAGATCTCAAAAATTCGCCAGAGAGCCTCGCGACACGCGGCTATCATATTGTACAGGAGCAGCCTACGTCGCCTCTACGTTGAGGTCGGCGGCGACCACAATTTCAAGCTCCTCTGGGAGCTTGTAGGCTTCTACACAAGGTTGACCAAGCTACACGTTCACGTCGTTCGGGGAGGAGCATTCTCGAAAGCCGTCTCCGAGGCCCGACGTCTTCACGACAGTCTTGTCCGACTGGAATCCTTCACATTCACCAGTGAACTGCCGCTTCAGTTACCGTGCCGGCCAGATTTCACGTCGACCTTCAGCATCCTCGTAGCCGCTTGCCCGAACCTCCGTCACAGAAGAGTGGATGACTTGTGGAGCAGCCTTACGCTCCTTGCTATCGCGAACACTGATGAAATCTGCTTTCTCCCCCCACAGCTGGTAGTGGTTGCCTTGATGAACGATGAAATGGAGAGGCGCTTCCATGCGGCGAGTCGCCCACACCTCTGGACATACGTCCGCCAACTCTGTCTCCTGCTGCATCCGCCGACGCGCGACGACCCGTTTTACCCTCCCGCAGGTGGTGCGTTCCACCAATGTCTTCGCAACTTCTTTTCTGTCGCGCTCGACCAAGTCGTCGAGCTGAATCTGAGCTCACTCCACGTTCACCACGACCTCGACCTGATGGATTTGCTCCCGGAAAAGACACTGTATCGCCTGGAAGCGTTCTCTGCGCCGCCATGCGCGTTTCGAAGCCAGTCCGCCGTGCGCCGTCTGGAGGCCAGTTGCCCGAACCTCCTAAACCTTGATGTGCGCATCCAAAGGTTACAGGGGCACTTTCGGTGCGCTTCCTGCGAACTTCTAATTAGCGACGAATGGACCATGCAGCCGTGGTCGATACCCGGGGCGTTCTACTACCGTTTTAAAGGCATCGCCAGGCTGACATTGTGTGACGTGTCTTCTGAGGCACTGCTATGGTTCCTGGAGTGTTACGGAGCGGCAGTTATTCTTCGATTGGCGAACTGGCGCCACTTCGATATCCTGCATTTCGGACGTTTGTGCGAGCATCTTGGCGTAAACGACTCTATCCGGTGCCTCGTTATTCAGCATGATAATTTGCCCATTAACGACGAGCGTCTCCAG GTCAGCTTGTCTCTCATGACCAGCCTTCGGCACCTCTGCCTCCTGACCTTGATGCCTGTGAACAACACCGATGCGCTGTTGTATTTGGATCAGATCCTTGGTCGCGCTCGTCAACTAGACTGCGTTCACATTCACTACAGGCCCGACACCGACAGATCCGTGCAGCGGGTCACGTGGTTACGACGGGGCCAAGATGGAGTCCTGTCGCGAGGAGGTCCCTGCTTCGGCTGCTGTTCGACGGCGACGTTCATAGGAATGGTCAAGCCGGTAAACCGCGACTGCAAAATTTCACTTGCGCGATGA